The proteins below are encoded in one region of Ostrea edulis chromosome 3, xbOstEdul1.1, whole genome shotgun sequence:
- the LOC125675538 gene encoding complement C1q tumor necrosis factor-related protein 3-like has protein sequence MISMLMLRGTLVLMGILTELYAKETTQDFISKYNNYNTVCRGMGYETRSCKGRNHGATAFHARIPSHLKNLGNRAVVVFRKVTLNSGSAYDGNTGIFTAPRDGIYSFTWTIMTIPGSTFHTEIVINGKLVGYNYADGKNGSSHFESSSATAMIRMKKKDKVWIRTHGGYGKYAHADWSSFSGFEL, from the exons AT gaTTTCCATGCTTATGCTGAGGGGGACATTGGTCTTAATGGGTATACTGACTGAACTGTATGCAAAAGAAACCACACAGGACTTCATCAGTAAATACAACAACTACAACACCGTCTGTCGAGGAATGGGGTACGAAACAAGAAGTTGTAAAGGAAGAAACCATG GAGCCACTGCTTTCCATGCACGAATACCCTCCCATCTAAAAAATCTTGGTAACcgtgctgttgttgtatttAGGAAAGTAACTCTAAACTCTGGATCCGCCTATGACGGTAACACAGGGATATTCACAGCACCAAGGGATGGCATCTACTCCTTCACATGGACTATTATGACAATACCTGGGTCAACATTTCACACAGAAATTGTCATCAATGGAAAACTAGTTGGCTATAATTATGCTGACGGTAAAAATGGCAGTTCCCATTTCGAGTCTTCCTCAGCAACAGCAATGATTAGAATGAAGAAGAAGGACAAGGTTTGGATAAGGACACATGGTGGTTATGGGAAATATGCACACGCTGACTGGTCGTCATTCTCTGGGTTTgaattgtaa
- the LOC130053279 gene encoding heavy metal-binding protein HIP-like, with product MLMLRVTLVLMGILTELYAKETTQDFISKYNKYNTVCRGMGYETTCKGRNHGAIAFHARMSSNLQNCGTSVVVFGRVTLNSGSAYNGKTGIFTAPRDGIYSFTWTILTTPGSYFNTETVINGNVVGYNLANGKVSSSHYESSSTTAVIRMKKKDKVWIRTYGGNGKMHILTACHSLGFNSKYRSA from the exons ATGCTTATGCTGAGGGTGACATTGGTCTTAATGGGTATATTAACTGAACTGTATGCAAAAGAAACCACACAGGACTTCATCAGTAAATACAACAAGTACAACACCGTCTGTCGAGGAATGGGGTACGAAACAACTTGTAAAGGAAGAAACCATG GGGCCATAGCTTTCCATGCACGAATGTCCTCCAATCTACAAAATTGCGGTACCAGTGTTGTTGTATTTGGGAGAGTAACTCTAAACTCTGGATCCGCCTATAACGGTAAAACAGGGATATTCACAGCACCACGAGATGGCATTTACTCCTTCACATGGACTATTTTGACGACGCCTGGATCATATTTTAACACAGAAACTGTCATCAATGGAAATGTAGTTGGTTACAATCTTGCTAACGGTAAAGTTAGCAGTTCCCATTACGAGTCTTCCTCCACAACAGCAGTGATTAGAATGAAGAAGAAAGACAAGGTCTGGATAAGGACATATGGCGGGAATGGGAAAATGCACATACTGACTGCTTGTCATTCTCTGGGTTTCAATAGTAAATATAGAAGTGCTTGA